A section of the Engystomops pustulosus chromosome 3, aEngPut4.maternal, whole genome shotgun sequence genome encodes:
- the LOC140122351 gene encoding transmembrane 4 L6 family member 4-like: MCSGSCAKCLGIALIPLAILCILANILLFFPGGKVADNNGHISDEVWYFGGILGSGVLMVFPALVFLGLKNNDCCGCCGNEKCGKRFAMFSSLLFAAIGFVGAGYSFIISIVGIHKGPKCDIGNGNWTYAFDGGNYLGHPSIWSTCVAPKDIVPWNLTLFSLLLIMSAVQAVLCAIQAINGLIGTFCGDCKCSSCCGGEGAV; this comes from the exons ATGTGTTCTGGGAGCTGCGCAAAGTGCCTGGGCATTGCCTTGATTCCTTTAGCTATTTTGTGTATTCTTGCAAACATCCTGCTATTTTTCCCTGGAGGGAAAGTTGCAGACAACAATGGACACATCTCCGATGAAGTCTGGTATTTTGGTGGAATATTGGGATCTGGGGTTCTG ATGGTGTTCCCTGCCCTCGTATTTCTGGGGTTGAAGAATAATgactgctgtggatgttgtggaaATGAGAAATGTGGAAAGAGATTTGCT ATGTTTTCTTCTTTACTTTTTGCTGCCATTGGATTTGTTGGAGCCGGCTACAGCTTTATCATCTCTATAGTTGGAATACATAAGGGTCCAAAGTGTGATATTGGCAATGGAAACTGGACATATGCTTTTGATGGAGG AAATTACTTAGGGCACCCCAGTATTTGGAGCACATGTGTAGCGCCTAAGGACATAGTCCCATGGAACCTGACGCTGTTCAGCTTGCTTCTGATAATGAGTGCGGTCCAGGCAGTTCTCTGCGCTATACAAGCTATCAATGGTCTTATAGGGACTTTCTGCGGAGACTGCAAATGTTCTTCATGCTGTGGG GGAGAAGGAGCTGTCTAA